Proteins encoded by one window of Bradyrhizobium sp. B097:
- the ubiE gene encoding bifunctional demethylmenaquinone methyltransferase/2-methoxy-6-polyprenyl-1,4-benzoquinol methylase UbiE, with amino-acid sequence MDRPDQTTHFGFRDVPLGEKQTLVNEVFHSVASRYDLMNDLMSVGLHRAWKDVMITTLDPPKGDRPFALLDVAGGTGDIAFRAAKTAGTGFHATVCDINTDMLAVGRERAAKQHLDDRVSFVEGNAEALGFGDRAFDAYTIAFGIRNVPQIDLALREAYRVLKPGSRFLCLEFSTVDVPGLDRIYDLFSFKVIPPLGRAVTGDAESYQYLVESIRKFPRPNAFADMIGAAGFARVKWQSLSGGIVALHSGWRL; translated from the coding sequence ATGGATCGGCCGGATCAAACCACCCATTTCGGCTTCAGGGACGTGCCCCTGGGCGAGAAGCAGACGCTGGTGAACGAGGTGTTCCACAGCGTGGCGTCGCGCTACGACCTGATGAACGATCTGATGTCGGTAGGCCTGCACCGGGCCTGGAAGGACGTCATGATCACGACGCTCGACCCGCCGAAGGGCGACCGGCCGTTCGCGCTGCTCGACGTCGCCGGCGGCACCGGCGACATCGCGTTCCGGGCCGCCAAGACCGCGGGCACCGGCTTCCATGCCACGGTCTGCGACATCAATACCGACATGCTCGCCGTCGGCCGCGAACGCGCCGCCAAGCAGCACCTCGATGACCGCGTGTCGTTCGTCGAGGGCAATGCCGAGGCGTTGGGTTTCGGCGACCGCGCGTTTGACGCCTACACCATCGCGTTCGGCATCCGCAACGTGCCGCAGATCGACCTCGCGCTGCGCGAGGCCTACCGGGTGCTCAAGCCCGGCAGCCGCTTCCTGTGCCTGGAATTCTCTACCGTCGATGTGCCCGGCCTCGACCGGATCTACGACCTGTTCTCGTTCAAGGTGATCCCGCCGCTCGGCCGCGCCGTCACCGGTGACGCCGAGTCCTATCAATATCTCGTCGAGTCGATCCGCAAATTCCCGCGGCCGAACGCGTTCGCCGACATGATCGGCGCCGCCGGCTTTGCGCGCGTGAAGTGGCAGAGCCTCTCCGGCGGCATCGTAGCGCTGCATTCGGGCTGGCGTTTGTGA
- the ubiB gene encoding 2-polyprenylphenol 6-hydroxylase, protein MISALTHISRLARAGFVFAREGVFGVVDPALVPPPGQLALKLARLIERRSAKSGPRLSRALTRLGPAYLKLGQFLATRPDVVGVAMARDLEALQDRLPPFAQEEAEAVLTQSLERPLSQAFVHLGPAVAAASIAQVHRAEVERDGVRHQVAVKVLRPNVAARFRRDLSDFFFVAHKAETHSAEARRLRLIEVINTMSRSVAMEMDLRLEAAALSEMAENTRDDPDFRVPAVDWDRTAHSVLTMEWIDGIALNDHARLAEAQVDLPDLGRKVIQSFLRHALRDGFFHADMHPGNLFLDEAGRLVAVDFGIMGRLGLKERRFLAEILLGFITRDYRRVAEVHFEAGYVPSHHSVENFAQAIRAIGEPIHNRTAEEISMAKLLTLLLEVTGLFDMQTRPELILLQKTMVVVEGVARGFDPKLDIWKIADPVVREWITHNLGPAGRIQGAISGVGELGRVIANLPSIASRAVTVLEQLETMTREGHMLSSDSIDEMARAEARKARVQTVGLWVIAAALIAIFFAIRAH, encoded by the coding sequence GTGATCTCTGCACTGACCCACATTTCGCGCCTTGCCCGCGCCGGTTTCGTGTTTGCGCGCGAGGGCGTGTTCGGCGTCGTCGATCCCGCGCTGGTGCCGCCGCCAGGGCAGCTCGCGCTGAAGCTGGCGCGGCTGATCGAGCGCCGCTCCGCCAAGTCAGGTCCACGGCTGTCGCGCGCGCTGACCCGGCTCGGGCCCGCCTATCTCAAGCTCGGGCAATTCCTCGCCACTCGGCCCGACGTGGTTGGCGTCGCGATGGCGCGCGATCTCGAAGCCCTGCAGGACCGGCTGCCGCCATTCGCGCAGGAAGAGGCCGAAGCTGTCCTCACGCAATCGCTGGAACGGCCGCTGTCGCAGGCCTTTGTGCATCTGGGTCCGGCGGTTGCGGCAGCCTCGATCGCGCAGGTGCACCGCGCCGAGGTCGAGCGCGATGGCGTGCGCCATCAGGTTGCGGTCAAGGTGCTCCGGCCCAATGTCGCCGCGCGCTTCCGGCGTGACCTCAGCGACTTCTTCTTTGTCGCGCACAAGGCCGAGACGCATTCCGCCGAGGCGCGACGTCTGCGGCTGATCGAGGTCATCAACACGATGTCGCGCTCGGTCGCGATGGAGATGGACCTGCGGCTCGAGGCGGCCGCGTTGTCCGAGATGGCCGAGAACACCCGCGACGATCCGGACTTCCGCGTGCCGGCGGTGGATTGGGATCGCACCGCCCACAGCGTGCTGACGATGGAGTGGATCGACGGCATCGCGCTGAACGACCACGCCCGGCTGGCGGAGGCCCAGGTCGACCTGCCGGACCTCGGCCGCAAGGTGATCCAGAGCTTCCTGCGCCACGCGCTGCGCGACGGCTTCTTCCACGCCGACATGCATCCGGGCAACCTGTTCCTCGACGAGGCCGGCCGCCTCGTTGCCGTGGATTTCGGCATCATGGGGCGGCTCGGGCTGAAGGAGCGGCGCTTCCTCGCCGAGATCCTGCTCGGCTTCATCACCCGCGACTATCGCCGCGTCGCCGAGGTGCATTTCGAGGCCGGCTATGTGCCGAGCCATCATTCGGTGGAGAATTTCGCGCAGGCGATCCGCGCCATCGGCGAGCCGATCCACAACCGCACCGCCGAGGAAATCTCGATGGCGAAGCTGTTGACGCTTCTGCTCGAGGTCACCGGCCTGTTCGACATGCAGACGCGGCCCGAACTGATCCTGCTGCAGAAGACCATGGTGGTGGTCGAGGGCGTGGCGCGCGGCTTCGATCCCAAGCTCGACATCTGGAAGATCGCCGATCCGGTGGTGCGCGAATGGATCACGCACAATCTCGGCCCGGCCGGACGCATCCAGGGCGCGATATCGGGTGTGGGCGAGCTCGGCCGCGTCATCGCCAATTTGCCGTCGATCGCCAGCCGCGCCGTGACCGTGCTCGAGCAGCTCGAGACCATGACGCGGGAGGGCCACATGCTGTCGTCCGACTCGATCGACGAAATGGCCCGCGCCGAGGCCCGCAAGGCGCGGGTGCAGACCGTCGGCCTCTGGGTCATTGCCGCGGCCCTGATCGCAATCTTTTTCGCCATCCGGGCCCATTGA
- the coaBC gene encoding bifunctional phosphopantothenoylcysteine decarboxylase/phosphopantothenate--cysteine ligase CoaBC, translating into MASLTIRKLDDALKAYLRLRSAKNGRSVEEEVRVILRELAEGGTAPAETPGAGSATVAAPAPRVASAAGEPRVTLIIGGGIAAYKALDLIRRLKERHIQVRCVLTKAAQQFVTPLAASALSHERVYTDLFDAESEFDAGHIRLARDCDLIVVAPATADLMAKMAQGHADDLATATLLAANRPILLAPAMNPLMWNNPATRRNVLQLRRDGVHTVGPNAGEMAEAGEAGVGRMAEPTEIAAAADRMLRPPQPRPLAGKRVLITAGPTHEAIDPVRYIANRSSGKQGFAIAAAARAAGAEVVLVTGPVELGDPQGISVMRVESARDMLHRVEAALPVDVAIFAAAVADWRVATEGSQKLKKTAAGMPPLQLVENPDILATISKLKEKRPPLVIGFAAETEHLIENAKAKFARKGCDWIVANDVSPATGVMGGDRNTVHLLSREGKDVTVDSWPVMTKEEVASALVSRIARAVGTAL; encoded by the coding sequence ATGGCCAGCCTGACCATCCGCAAACTCGACGACGCCTTGAAGGCCTATCTGCGGCTTCGCTCCGCCAAAAACGGCCGCTCGGTCGAGGAGGAGGTCCGGGTGATCCTCCGGGAGCTCGCAGAGGGCGGCACGGCGCCCGCAGAGACGCCCGGCGCAGGTTCCGCGACAGTTGCAGCCCCTGCTCCACGGGTCGCCAGCGCGGCCGGCGAGCCCCGCGTGACCCTGATCATCGGTGGCGGGATCGCAGCCTACAAGGCGCTGGATTTGATCCGGCGGCTCAAGGAGCGGCACATCCAGGTCCGCTGCGTGCTGACCAAGGCGGCCCAGCAGTTCGTCACCCCGCTGGCCGCCAGCGCGCTGTCGCATGAGCGCGTCTACACCGACCTGTTCGACGCCGAGAGCGAGTTCGACGCCGGCCATATCCGCCTGGCGCGGGACTGCGATCTGATCGTGGTGGCGCCGGCGACCGCCGACCTGATGGCCAAGATGGCGCAGGGCCATGCCGACGACCTCGCCACCGCCACGCTGCTCGCGGCCAACCGGCCGATCCTGCTGGCGCCGGCGATGAACCCCTTGATGTGGAACAACCCGGCCACCCGCCGCAACGTGTTGCAGCTGCGCCGCGATGGCGTCCACACCGTCGGTCCCAATGCGGGGGAAATGGCGGAGGCCGGCGAGGCCGGCGTCGGGCGGATGGCCGAGCCGACCGAGATCGCCGCCGCCGCCGACCGCATGCTGCGCCCGCCGCAGCCGCGCCCGCTCGCCGGCAAGCGCGTGCTGATCACCGCCGGCCCGACCCATGAGGCGATCGACCCGGTCCGCTACATCGCCAACCGCTCGTCCGGCAAGCAGGGCTTTGCCATTGCCGCCGCAGCGCGCGCCGCCGGCGCCGAGGTCGTGCTGGTGACCGGCCCGGTCGAGCTCGGCGATCCCCAGGGCATCTCCGTCATGCGGGTAGAATCCGCGCGCGACATGCTGCATCGGGTCGAGGCCGCGCTGCCGGTCGACGTCGCGATCTTCGCCGCCGCGGTCGCCGACTGGCGGGTCGCCACGGAAGGCAGCCAGAAACTGAAAAAGACCGCGGCCGGGATGCCGCCGCTGCAACTCGTCGAGAACCCCGACATCCTTGCGACGATCTCCAAGCTGAAGGAGAAGCGGCCGCCGCTGGTGATCGGCTTTGCCGCCGAGACCGAACATCTGATCGAGAACGCCAAGGCGAAGTTCGCGCGCAAGGGCTGTGACTGGATCGTCGCCAACGACGTCTCGCCGGCGACCGGCGTGATGGGCGGCGACCGCAACACCGTTCACCTGCTCTCGCGCGAGGGCAAGGACGTCACCGTCGACTCCTGGCCGGTCATGACCAAGGAAGAAGTCGCGAGCGCGCTGGTGTCGCGCATCGCAAGAGCCGTAGGAACCGCATTGTGA
- the dut gene encoding dUTP diphosphatase — protein MSATIKVEIHQLPHGADLLLPIYQTADAAGLDLLAAVPRSAPLLLLPGRYEMVPTGLTIALPPGYEAQVRPRSGLAAKYGVTVLNSPGTIDADYRGEINVLLINHGQEAFSIRRGERIAQMVIAPVTRAELVPVGVLSSTDRGSGGFGSTGR, from the coding sequence GTGAGCGCCACCATCAAGGTCGAAATCCACCAATTGCCGCACGGCGCAGATCTTCTGCTGCCGATCTACCAGACCGCCGACGCAGCGGGACTCGACCTGCTGGCCGCAGTGCCGCGGTCGGCGCCGCTGCTGCTGCTGCCGGGCCGCTACGAGATGGTTCCGACCGGACTGACGATCGCGCTGCCGCCGGGCTATGAGGCGCAGGTGCGGCCGCGCTCCGGCCTCGCCGCCAAATACGGCGTCACGGTGCTGAATTCGCCCGGCACGATCGACGCCGACTACCGCGGCGAGATCAATGTGCTGCTGATCAATCACGGCCAGGAGGCGTTTTCGATCCGGCGCGGCGAACGTATCGCGCAGATGGTGATCGCGCCGGTCACAAGGGCCGAGCTGGTTCCGGTCGGCGTGCTGTCGTCGACCGATCGCGGCAGCGGCGGCTTCGGCTCGACCGGACGCTAG
- a CDS encoding ATP-binding protein: protein MSGVVAAMRRTLLSCTSLARDGMLGLAITVLLPARTSFAAESLVAQAMSDHFGFNHQEVAVLATSFALVGFSAVAAILLMRTRLRATRNEEQLQSEITDLQAQSDRLRALLFVEPQVLISWAAGDNRPQISGDVSLVMSQESAPQRILAFGTWLPPEPALQMDHAVDALREKGEAFLLNLSTSAGRAIEAMGRAIGGQAIVRIRELGGLRRELAESNLRYKTLQEETELLRDFAAAAPWPIWAKSLEGNLRYANAAYVRATEGKSVSDALQRNLELLESDQRTELTRALNDNANYAARLPIVVSGERRIYDVQALKLSGGSAGIAIDASEAAALRAAIARMVEAHRRTLDQLSSGVAVFDADRRLTFYNESYRRLWGLDQAFLDSNPDDSSVLDRLRANRKLPEQPDFRAWKAKLHEAYRAVESETYTWFLPDGRAISVVTTPNLEGGVTYLFDNVTESLDLARRYDRLTRVQRETLDNLGEAVAVFGSNGRAELFNPPFAKMWKLPADALQGEPHIEAVEALCRPLFDDALTWRTLREQITAIENRAQVALKLERKDGSVLNCMTIPLPDGKTLLAFQDITDTENVERALRERNEALEAADQMKVDFVHHVSYELRAPLTTIIGFAHFLSDPSTGPLTPKQAEYLDYVTKSTNALLALTNNILDLATIDAGAMKLELGPVNIGQAIEAAAEGIQDRLATDRITLKVDIEPNIGAFVGDERRVVQVLYNLLANAVGFSPHDATVAISAHRTEHSVVFSVTDAGPGIPAEMRDKVFNWFESHSHGSRHRGAGLGLSLVRSFVELHGGRVRVDSTVGRGTTVTCDFPIDQTAHRNAAE, encoded by the coding sequence ATGTCGGGCGTAGTCGCGGCAATGCGTCGAACCCTGCTGTCATGCACCTCACTGGCGCGCGACGGCATGCTTGGGCTCGCCATCACCGTATTGCTGCCGGCCCGCACCTCATTTGCCGCCGAGAGCCTGGTGGCCCAGGCGATGTCGGATCATTTCGGCTTCAATCATCAGGAGGTCGCGGTTCTCGCGACGTCGTTCGCGCTGGTCGGCTTCTCGGCCGTCGCCGCGATCCTCTTGATGCGCACCCGCCTGCGCGCCACAAGGAACGAGGAACAGTTGCAGTCCGAGATCACGGACCTGCAGGCGCAATCGGACCGGCTGCGCGCGCTGCTGTTCGTCGAGCCGCAGGTCCTGATCTCCTGGGCCGCCGGCGACAACCGGCCGCAGATCTCGGGCGACGTCTCGCTGGTGATGTCGCAGGAAAGCGCGCCGCAACGCATCCTCGCCTTCGGAACCTGGCTGCCACCCGAGCCGGCGCTGCAGATGGACCATGCGGTCGACGCGCTGCGCGAAAAGGGCGAGGCGTTCCTGCTCAACCTCTCGACCTCGGCGGGCCGCGCCATCGAGGCGATGGGCCGCGCGATCGGCGGCCAAGCCATCGTGCGGATCCGCGAGCTCGGCGGCCTGCGTCGCGAACTCGCCGAATCCAACCTGCGCTACAAGACGCTGCAGGAGGAGACCGAGCTGCTGCGCGATTTCGCCGCCGCCGCGCCGTGGCCGATCTGGGCCAAGAGCCTCGAGGGCAATCTGCGCTACGCCAACGCGGCCTATGTCCGCGCCACCGAGGGCAAGAGCGTGTCGGACGCGCTGCAGCGCAACCTCGAACTGCTCGAAAGCGACCAGCGCACCGAACTGACTCGCGCGCTGAACGACAATGCCAATTATGCCGCACGGCTGCCGATCGTGGTCAGCGGCGAGCGGCGGATCTACGACGTGCAGGCGCTCAAGCTGTCCGGCGGCAGCGCCGGCATCGCGATCGACGCCAGCGAGGCGGCTGCGCTGCGCGCGGCGATCGCACGGATGGTCGAGGCGCACCGGCGCACGCTCGACCAATTGTCCTCAGGCGTTGCCGTGTTCGATGCCGACCGGCGGCTCACCTTCTACAACGAATCCTATCGGCGGCTATGGGGCCTCGACCAGGCCTTCCTCGACAGCAACCCCGACGATTCCAGCGTGCTGGACCGGCTGCGCGCCAACCGCAAGCTGCCCGAGCAGCCGGATTTCCGCGCCTGGAAGGCCAAGCTGCACGAAGCCTACCGCGCGGTCGAATCCGAGACCTACACCTGGTTCCTGCCCGACGGCCGCGCCATCAGCGTCGTCACCACGCCGAACCTCGAGGGCGGCGTCACCTATCTGTTCGACAACGTCACCGAGAGCCTCGACCTCGCGCGCCGCTACGACCGCCTGACGCGGGTGCAGCGCGAGACCCTCGACAATCTCGGCGAGGCGGTCGCGGTGTTCGGCAGCAACGGCCGCGCCGAGCTGTTCAACCCGCCGTTCGCCAAGATGTGGAAGCTGCCGGCCGATGCGCTGCAGGGCGAACCGCATATCGAGGCGGTGGAGGCGCTGTGCCGGCCGCTGTTCGACGACGCGCTGACCTGGCGGACGCTGCGCGAGCAGATCACCGCGATCGAGAACCGCGCGCAGGTCGCGCTCAAGCTCGAGCGCAAGGACGGCAGCGTGCTGAATTGCATGACCATCCCGCTGCCCGACGGCAAGACCTTGCTGGCCTTCCAGGACATCACCGACACCGAGAATGTCGAGCGGGCACTGCGCGAGCGCAACGAGGCGCTGGAAGCCGCCGACCAGATGAAGGTGGATTTCGTCCACCACGTCTCCTACGAGCTGCGCGCGCCGCTCACCACCATCATCGGCTTCGCGCATTTCCTCAGCGATCCCTCGACCGGGCCGCTGACGCCGAAGCAGGCCGAATATCTCGACTACGTCACCAAATCGACCAACGCGCTGCTGGCGCTGACCAACAACATTCTCGATCTCGCCACCATCGATGCCGGCGCGATGAAGCTCGAGCTCGGCCCGGTCAATATCGGCCAGGCGATCGAGGCCGCCGCCGAAGGCATCCAGGACCGTCTCGCGACCGACCGCATCACGCTGAAGGTCGATATCGAGCCCAACATCGGCGCCTTCGTCGGCGACGAGCGGCGCGTGGTCCAGGTGCTCTACAATCTGCTCGCCAACGCGGTCGGCTTCTCGCCGCATGACGCCACCGTCGCGATCAGCGCGCACCGCACCGAGCACAGCGTGGTGTTTTCGGTGACCGACGCCGGTCCCGGCATTCCGGCCGAGATGCGCGACAAGGTCTTCAACTGGTTCGAGAGCCATTCGCACGGCTCGCGGCATCGCGGCGCGGGGCTTGGCCTGTCACTGGTCCGCTCCTTCGTCGAACTGCATGGCGGACGGGTGCGCGTCGATTCGACCGTAGGCCGCGGCACGACCGTGACCTGCGACTTCCCGATCGACCAGACCGCACATCGCAACGCCGCGGAATGA
- the tsaE gene encoding tRNA (adenosine(37)-N6)-threonylcarbamoyltransferase complex ATPase subunit type 1 TsaE translates to MTATSTFAVALANETATAELMADLALLIGAGDVITLSGDLGAGKTAAARALIRYLATDETLEVPSPTFTLAQTYDLPSFPLVHADLYRINDASELEEIGLSPLPDDVVALIEWPERAPDAMPTDRIDIAFSHRPALGSAARAAEITGHGKGAAKVARLNELRQFLERGGFLNARRERMPGDASTRSYARLRNDDGSVILMNSPRRPDGPAIYNGRSYSAAVHLAEDVRPFVAIGNGLRKHGFSAPAIRHIDLESGFLITEDLGAEGVIEGDPPQPIAERYEAAVDMLAALHREALPEQLPLTSDESYDIPVFDIDAWLIEIGLMLEWYLPDRGVQPSEDLRSEFLGMWRGLLRKPAAAPQTWVIRDFHSPNIIWLAERTGILRVGIIDFQDALLGPAAYDVVSLLQDARIDVPEQLELSLLTRYIKARRATDESFDPAGFAELYAIMSAQRNTRLLGTFARLNRRDGKPQYLKHQPRIWTYLERSLAHPALATFRIWYTANVPPPVP, encoded by the coding sequence ATGACGGCGACCTCGACATTCGCGGTGGCGCTCGCGAACGAAACCGCGACGGCCGAGCTGATGGCCGACCTCGCGCTCCTGATCGGCGCCGGCGACGTCATCACGCTGTCGGGCGACCTTGGCGCTGGCAAGACCGCGGCCGCCCGCGCGCTGATCCGCTACCTCGCCACCGACGAGACGCTGGAAGTGCCGAGCCCGACCTTCACGCTGGCGCAGACTTATGACCTGCCGTCGTTTCCGCTGGTTCATGCCGACCTCTACCGCATCAACGATGCCAGCGAACTCGAGGAGATCGGGCTGTCGCCACTGCCCGACGACGTCGTGGCACTGATCGAATGGCCGGAACGCGCGCCGGACGCCATGCCCACCGACCGCATCGACATCGCGTTCAGCCACCGCCCGGCGCTCGGATCGGCGGCCCGCGCAGCCGAGATCACCGGCCATGGCAAAGGCGCGGCGAAGGTTGCGCGGCTCAACGAGCTGCGCCAGTTCCTCGAGCGCGGCGGCTTCCTCAACGCCCGGCGCGAGCGCATGCCGGGCGATGCCTCGACGCGCTCCTATGCGCGCCTGCGCAACGACGACGGCAGCGTCATCCTGATGAACTCGCCGCGCCGCCCCGACGGCCCGGCGATCTACAACGGCCGGTCCTACAGTGCAGCGGTGCATCTCGCCGAAGACGTCAGGCCGTTCGTCGCCATCGGAAACGGCCTGCGCAAGCACGGCTTCTCCGCACCCGCGATCCGCCACATCGATCTCGAATCCGGCTTCCTGATCACTGAGGATCTCGGCGCCGAAGGCGTGATCGAGGGCGATCCGCCGCAGCCGATCGCCGAGCGTTACGAGGCCGCCGTCGACATGCTCGCGGCGCTGCATCGCGAGGCGCTGCCGGAGCAGCTGCCGCTGACATCGGACGAAAGCTACGACATCCCGGTGTTCGATATCGACGCCTGGCTGATCGAGATCGGGCTGATGCTGGAATGGTACCTGCCCGACCGCGGCGTGCAGCCAAGCGAGGATCTCCGCAGCGAATTCCTCGGGATGTGGCGCGGCCTGCTGCGGAAGCCCGCCGCGGCGCCGCAGACCTGGGTGATCCGCGACTTCCATTCGCCGAACATCATCTGGCTTGCCGAGCGCACCGGCATCCTGCGCGTCGGAATCATCGACTTCCAGGACGCGCTGCTCGGCCCTGCGGCCTATGACGTGGTGTCGCTGCTGCAGGATGCGCGGATCGACGTGCCCGAGCAGCTCGAGCTGTCGCTCTTGACCCGCTACATCAAGGCGCGGCGCGCGACCGACGAGAGCTTCGATCCGGCGGGCTTCGCCGAACTCTATGCGATCATGTCGGCGCAGCGGAATACCCGCCTGCTCGGCACCTTTGCGCGGCTCAACCGCCGCGACGGCAAGCCGCAATATCTCAAGCACCAGCCGCGGATCTGGACCTATCTCGAGCGGTCGTTGGCCCATCCGGCACTGGCGACCTTCCGCATCTGGTACACAGCCAACGTCCCTCCCCCGGTACCGTAG
- a CDS encoding PilZ domain-containing protein: protein MGTERRKGDRVTFERGIAAHMMGIDGTWRRDCTMEDVSETGAKLSVDGSVEGLNLKEFFLLLSSTGLAYRRCELAWVNGDQIGVNFLKQGDKKKKTARRGAQAADV from the coding sequence ATGGGGACGGAACGACGCAAGGGCGATCGTGTCACGTTTGAGCGCGGCATAGCCGCGCACATGATGGGCATTGACGGCACCTGGCGGCGCGACTGCACCATGGAAGACGTGTCGGAGACGGGCGCCAAGCTCTCCGTCGACGGCTCGGTCGAGGGCCTGAACCTGAAGGAGTTCTTTCTGCTGCTGTCGTCCACAGGATTGGCCTATCGCCGCTGCGAGCTGGCGTGGGTCAATGGCGACCAGATCGGCGTCAACTTCCTCAAACAAGGCGACAAGAAGAAGAAAACTGCCAGACGCGGCGCGCAGGCTGCCGACGTCTAG
- a CDS encoding nucleotidyltransferase family protein, translated as MPVTPHKAMVLAAGLGVRMRPLTNTMPKPLVSVAGQPLLDHVLDKLAGAGVSEAVVNVHYLPDQIIEHVKTRSSPHVIISDERDQVLGTGGAVVKALPLLGDTPFFHLNADTMWIDGVRSNLARLAETFDPARMDILLLMAPTASSIGYSGRGDYSMLPDGALRKRRENQVVPFVYAGAAIMSPALFADAPTGEFSLTKMFDRANEQERLFGLRLDGVWMHVGTPDAIQAAEEAFLESVA; from the coding sequence ATGCCCGTCACTCCCCACAAGGCTATGGTGCTCGCTGCGGGCCTCGGCGTGCGCATGCGCCCCCTGACTAACACGATGCCGAAGCCGCTGGTGAGCGTCGCCGGCCAGCCACTGCTCGATCATGTGCTCGACAAGCTCGCCGGCGCCGGCGTCAGTGAAGCGGTCGTGAACGTACACTACCTGCCCGACCAGATCATCGAGCACGTCAAGACCCGCAGCAGCCCGCATGTGATCATCTCCGACGAGCGCGACCAGGTGCTCGGCACCGGCGGCGCGGTGGTGAAGGCGCTGCCGCTGCTCGGCGATACGCCGTTCTTCCATCTCAATGCCGACACGATGTGGATCGACGGTGTGCGCTCCAATCTGGCGCGGCTGGCCGAGACCTTCGACCCCGCGCGGATGGATATTCTGCTGCTGATGGCGCCGACCGCCTCGAGCATCGGCTATAGCGGCCGCGGCGACTATTCGATGTTGCCGGACGGCGCGCTGCGCAAGCGTCGCGAGAACCAGGTGGTGCCGTTCGTCTATGCCGGCGCCGCGATCATGTCGCCTGCGCTGTTCGCCGACGCCCCCACCGGCGAATTCTCGCTGACCAAGATGTTCGACCGCGCCAACGAGCAGGAACGGCTGTTCGGCCTGCGCCTCGACGGCGTCTGGATGCATGTCGGGACCCCCGACGCGATCCAGGCCGCGGAAGAAGCCTTCCTGGAAAGCGTCGCGTAA
- a CDS encoding DUF2891 domain-containing protein yields the protein MSATILTEDLAVRFARIALGHVTRKYPNKPDHVLAGPQDARTPRELHPVFFGSYDWHSCVHSYWMLARLLRRYPASEAADDIRALFDAQFVTEKIAAECAYLAAPTARGFKRPYGWGWLLKLAAELARLDETRWRGLIAPLAQIFAQRFRDFLPLATYPVRVGTHFNTAFGLRMAADYAAVTQDDALSALLRETALRWYGADQDCPAWGEPSGDDFQSSALIEAECMRRLLAPGDFLPWFDRFLPRLAQREPATLFRPATVTDRSDGKLAHLDGLNLSRAWCWRALAVALPEGDARRPILLDAARGHLDAGLPHIAGDYMGEHWLASFAVLAIDAEG from the coding sequence ATGAGCGCGACGATCCTGACCGAAGACCTCGCCGTCCGTTTCGCCCGCATCGCGCTCGGCCATGTCACACGCAAGTATCCGAACAAGCCGGATCATGTGCTGGCAGGGCCGCAGGACGCGCGGACGCCGCGTGAGCTGCATCCGGTGTTCTTCGGCAGCTATGACTGGCACTCCTGCGTCCATAGCTACTGGATGCTCGCCCGGCTACTGCGCCGCTATCCGGCATCCGAAGCGGCGGACGATATCCGCGCTTTGTTCGACGCACAGTTTGTCACGGAGAAGATCGCGGCCGAATGCGCCTATCTCGCGGCGCCGACGGCGCGCGGCTTCAAGCGGCCCTACGGCTGGGGTTGGCTGTTGAAGCTAGCGGCGGAGCTCGCGCGTCTGGACGAAACGCGATGGCGCGGGTTGATTGCTCCGCTGGCCCAAATCTTCGCGCAACGCTTTCGCGATTTCCTGCCGCTCGCCACCTATCCGGTGCGGGTCGGCACGCATTTCAACACCGCGTTCGGGCTTCGCATGGCCGCCGACTATGCCGCGGTGACGCAGGACGATGCGCTCAGTGCGCTGCTCCGCGAGACCGCGCTGCGCTGGTACGGCGCCGATCAGGATTGTCCCGCCTGGGGCGAGCCGAGCGGCGATGATTTCCAGTCGTCGGCGCTGATCGAAGCCGAATGCATGCGCCGGCTGCTGGCGCCGGGCGACTTCCTGCCCTGGTTCGACCGCTTCCTGCCGCGGCTTGCGCAACGCGAGCCCGCAACCCTGTTCCGGCCTGCAACAGTCACCGATCGGTCGGATGGCAAGCTTGCGCATCTCGACGGGCTCAATCTCAGCCGGGCATGGTGCTGGCGCGCGCTGGCCGTCGCGTTGCCGGAGGGCGATGCGCGGCGCCCGATCCTGCTGGATGCTGCGCGAGGCCATCTCGACGCCGGCCTGCCGCATATCGCCGGCGACTATATGGGCGAGCACTGGCTCGCGAGTTTTGCGGTGCTCGCCATCGACGCCGAAGGCTGA